The region TGCCAAGCATCAGGTGGCAACTCCGGCGAACTGGCAGCAGGGAGAAGATGTCATCATCACCGCGGCCGTGTCCAACGAGGACGCCATCCAGCGTTTCGGTTCGTTCGATACCGTTCTTCCCTATCTGAGGAAGACCAAGCAGCCGACGGCATAAGGCAACGGAGCGGCTCGTACAGCGCGCCTGGGATTATCGAAGGGAGCCGGTCACACCCGCGAGAAGTCGACACCACGGCTTTTCGCGGGTTTTCGCTTCGACAGGATCAGGAGGTTCGTGCCACCGCGATAATCTCCGCCAGCAAGCCGTGCAGAGTGTCGCGGTATCCGTTACGGGCGGAGGGTTCGTTCTCCTCCGACGTCATGACGACGGTGAGCTTCAGCGACGGCACTATATAAAGCATCTGGCCGCCATATCCCCAGGCGAAGTAAACATCCTCTCCAGCAATCCGCCGGTTGAACCAGCCGTAGCCGTAAGCGTCGCCGGAAAAGCGCGAAATCGTGTGCGCCTGCCACGAACGCTCTATCCAATCCGCGGGAACGATCTGCTGGCCGGCAGTCGTGCGGCCGCTGTTGCGGTAAAGCTCACCGAAGGCAAGGAGCGAGCGGGCGCTCATCGCCATCTGGTTTCCGCCAAGGTAAATGCCTTGTGGATCGCGATCCCAGGCGCCGATCCGGAAGCCCTCGACCGGGTCGAGCCAGTCACGCGCCAGAGCCAGGGTTGATTTGCCACTCACTTTAGTCAGGATCGCCGAAAGGAGATGGGTCGATGCTGTCGAATAGAGCATCCGTCCTCCCGGTTCATCGTCGAAAGGTTGGGCAAGGGCGAAGCGCACCCAATTGCGGCTGGAAACCCAGCGACCGTAATTCGGTCCCGACATCCGGCCTAGCCCCGCCTGCATCGAAAGCAGGTTGCCAATAGTGATCTCGTTTATCCTCG is a window of Sinorhizobium numidicum DNA encoding:
- a CDS encoding serine hydrolase domain-containing protein produces the protein MPNLIAALLSFIVFLSPAAAQETSSVSSLLKSVATRGDLRTLKTVIVARDGKIIAEQGYRGYSPSGSTNIKSASKSIVSALVGIAISKGLLEGPDQKIAPILKSDLPPSADARINEITIGNLLSMQAGLGRMSGPNYGRWVSSRNWVRFALAQPFDDEPGGRMLYSTASTHLLSAILTKVSGKSTLALARDWLDPVEGFRIGAWDRDPQGIYLGGNQMAMSARSLLAFGELYRNSGRTTAGQQIVPADWIERSWQAHTISRFSGDAYGYGWFNRRIAGEDVYFAWGYGGQMLYIVPSLKLTVVMTSEENEPSARNGYRDTLHGLLAEIIAVARTS